The Thalassomonas actiniarum genome contains the following window.
TTGCCATATCTTGCCAGCAGTTGGCCTTTTATCCCGATGTGGCGTTAATTAATACGATCTGCGATCGTTTATTGCCCGAATAGGATCTTTGGCGGCTGACAAAAGTGTTTATCGGGGAATAATCGCTGAAAACAGTTCTTATTTAGAGAAACTTTCTTGATTTTTTACTGTTTTTATATTCGAAAAGTGAACAAAGATCCTGCAAATTATAAAGAATATAACTAGGCAAAAAGCAAGATTTTTATGGAAAAAAACAGCTTATTTACCGGAGTAAAACTTTGTCTGATTTCAAGAAAAATATTATTTTTTTTTGTTAAAAACATATTGCAAATTCCAAAGCCTCTATTTGATTGGTCTGGCATTTGTTATCCACAGAATTTGTGGAAAGTTAATTTTTGATGTCTATGTTGTGGATAACTATGTTGGTAAGTTTTGTTTGTGCTTTTATTATCCACAAAATGCTTTTTAGTGCTTGAGACTTTGTCCGGGATTTATGAAGGATATTTGATATTTCTGGCCAGAGAAATGCAAAATAAACAGTGTAAAATTATTAGTTTACACTGTTTATTAACCGGGCTTATTTGGGAGTTTTATCGGGTTAATGATCAGGGGGATTATTCGTCGGTTTCTTCTTCAAGATAATACTCCGGCATGATGCGTACGGATTTGATCATATTGTCGCTGACATCAACGATCTCTACCGGGTAACCGGCGATCCTGACGCTGAGTTTTGCCTGGGGGATATCTTCCAAATATTCGATAATCAAGCCGTTGAGGGTTTTAGGGCCATCCGTGGGTAACTTCCACGACATCGCCTTATTAATGTCCCTGATATTGGCACTGCCGTCGACCAGGTAACTGCCGTCCGGTTGCAGGTGTACCTCATCACTGGCGGTAGGCGTCATTGTGGTGGTGAAATCACCGACGATCTCTTCCAGGATATCCTCTAAGGTGACTAAGCCCTGGATATCGCCGTATTCATCCACTACTAAGCCCAGACGCTCTTTGGCATGCTGAAATTTTAATAGCTGGACATTTAACGGGGTGCCTTCGGGAATAAAGTAAAGCTCACGTACCGCGCGCAGCAGGGTGGCTTTGGTAAACTGGTTTTTTGACAGCAGTTTGAGTGCATCCCTGACATGAACATAACCGACGACATCGTCGATATTGTCACGGTAAAGCAAAACCCGGGTATGGTTAGACTGGGTTAATTGCTTTTGGATCCTTTTCCAATCGTCATTGACATCGATACCGACAAGTTCGTTACGGGGGATCATGATGTCTTCTACATGGACTTTTTCCAGATCTAAGATACTCACCAGCATGTCCTGGTTACGCTCCGGGATCAGGGCGCCGGACTCGTTAACCACAGTGCGCAGCTCTTCCGTACTCAGGCTGTGTTGCTCTCTTTGTTCCGAGCTGATCCCCAATAACATCAGGATCCCGTTAGTGATCCAGTTAACGATAATGACCAAAGGATAAAGGATTTTAAGTAATAAAGTGAGAAACAACGAGCTGGGGAAAGCAACTTTTTCCGGGTACAGGGCAGCTAGTGTTTTAGGCGTCACTTCTGCAAAAATAAGGATAATCAAGGTTAAAGCTATGGTGGAAACCAAGATCCCGACATCTCCCAATAAGCGTAAACCGATAACGGTGGCGATAGCAGAAGCGGCTATGTTAACCAGGTTGTTGCCGATCAGTATTAAACCGATCAAACGATCCGGACGGGCCAATAATTTACTGACCCGCTTTGCGCCTTTGTGATTTTGCTTTTCAAGATGCCTTAGCCGGTAACGGTTCAGGGCCATCATGCCGGTTTCTGAGCTCGAAAAATACGCTGAAAATACGATCAATAAGCCAAGAATGGCAAAGAGTATTTCTGTTGATATGTTGTCCAAAAAGGGGTTCCTAGGTTATTACACAATAGTTTTAGCCTAATTCACTAAAACTATTGTACTTTATACCTTAAAAATTATGACAAGAGAAACTCTTTCACGAATCGGCTGCCAAAATATGACAATGTCAGCAAAGATGTCGCACAAATGGTTAAGATCAGCACCCTGTGTCCACGCCAGCCGCGTTTAAAGTGGCCAAACAGGGTGATCGAATAGATTGCCAGGGCAACCAAAGAAAGTACGGTTTTATGCAGCTTGTCTTTTGCCAGGAAATTTTCGAGAAAAATAAAGCCGCTTACTTCGCTGATAAACAAGCACAAGGTGCCTATGGCTAAAATAAGGAAAAGCTGGTTTTCCACCTGCATCAGCGGCGGCAATTGATTGACGGCGGCTAAATTCTTGCTTTTCAGTTTAAAGTTAATATAAGCCACCTGGAAGGCGTATAAGGTGGCAATGACCAGTACGCAATAAGCAATGAGGGCCAGGGTGATATGGCTGATCAGTAAGGCTTTCTCCGCCGTTAACGGTATTTCACCGCCGCCGGGCATAAGCACCAGCAACAACTGCCAGATGCCGGCAAAGCCGTAAATCACCGGCAGCAGCAAGTTGACTTTAAAGCGGGTGGCTACCACAGAAATACTCATGGTGATGATTAACGATACCAGGGAGATCACATAAGGCAGGCTGAAGTTGACCTCGTCGGTGAGGAACATCTGCTGGCTGACCCCCAGGGTGTGGGCAATAATCGCGAAACAGCCGATCAGGAGTACCAGCAGTTGATTAGGTCCCTGGGGATGAAACAACCGGGTGATAATGGCCAGTGATGCCCCCAGATAAGCGACAAATGCGATGATAGAATAAGTTGCAAACAAATCCACAAAGTGCTCCCACACAATATAGTTATCAAAAAAATGAATAAACGGGTTACCAAATAAGATAACGATCCGCGGTGATTTTATCAGTTTGTTGCCAAAGCACCATGATCATAAACAAAAAGTTACCAACAAAATGTTAGCAAGTATTTTTGGGTGCTTTTATAGCCACTTTTTTCTTAGCGGTTTTATCGCCAGCAGTGCCAGTAAAATAGCGCAGCTGAGGCTGAACCAGTAAGGCAGCAGCTCATGGCTGTGTTGCATTTGCTGGTTAATATCGATATTAAACTTCAGCAACCCCCAGTCGAGCAGGTAACCAAAGGCCAGGGCGCATAAGCCGATGCCGCCGAGATAGCGTATCAGTACCCCTGAGCCCATTTCGTTTTTAATCACCCCTAAGGTTGAGATGTTCGTTGCCGGCCCGGCCATCATAAAGACCAGGGCGGTACCGGGGGAAATACCGGCGAGAATAAAGCCTGCGGCAATCGGGGTCGAAGCCGTCGCACAAATATACATAGGGATAGAAATGGCGATCATGATCAACATGGCTTGCAGGCCGCTGCCGTAACTGGTTAGCAGCGACGGCGGCAATAAGGTTCTGACCAGGGTGGCAAAAACCAGGCCGATAAAAAGCCAGATGATGATGTCATCAACTAACTGGGTGGCGGCGTATTTAATGCCCTGTAAGGTTTTGCGGGAAAAACTTTCACTCTCTTTTGTTGTCTCATCCGCTGAAGCGCAACACTTTGTTGCTGCTGTCGCTTCGGCTGCCTGTGGGGCACAACAGCTGCTTACTGTCTCTGTTGGCGCAGGCGTGCTGCAACAGCCGCTGTCCGGCGCGCCGGCCGTTTCGGCAGGTGGTGAATCGCAGCAGCCGCTTGTTTTTGACATCTTGTTATCTATCTTGGTCGCTGTGGATGAACAACAAGCGCTTTGTGTGCCGGCATTGGTTTTACCGTCATGTTTTGTTGTCGACAATATTTTTCCGGCGGATTTATCGGTGGCGACCAGTAACCCTGTGATGATGGCGGATGCTATTGCCGTTAGCGGCCGGTAAATGGCAAAGACCGGGCCTAAAATGGCATAAGAAACAGATACCGAGTCGACCCCGGTTTCCGGTGTGGCGACCAAAAAGGAAGCGGTGGCGGGATCTGAGGCGCCGCCACGTTTTAATTCGGTGGCCACCGGGATCACGCCGCACGAACACAGGGGTAAAGGGGCTCCTACCAGGGCGGCCTTTACTATCCCCGACTTACCTTTACCCAGGTGTTTATTGAGTATTTGCTTGGGGAGCCAGGCTTTCATCAATCCCGCAATAAGCAGGCCGAGCAATAGCCAGGGACTGGCTTCAGCCGCTAAATCAATGAAATTATTAAATAAGGCTGTGATCTGCTCCACCGGGCCTTCCTTGTGTCTGATAAAATAAACTGGCGCTAGAATACCATAAAAAAACACCGGGCAGATATCTCTATCTTATGCTGTGACAGGAGTTTTTTATGGCGCAGGCAATAACGAACGATAAATTTTCCAGCTATTTTGCCATTTATTCTGTCTTTGCCGGAATTTTATGCTTTCTCTTCTTTATGCTGCGGTTATAATGTGCCGATAAAGTTTGGCTTTTAGAGTAATCCATGTTTGAGAATCTTTCCGATCGTTTAACGAAAACGTTAAAAAATATCAGCGGCCGCGGCCGGTTAACAGAAGACAATATTAAAGACACGCTGCGCGAAGTGCGTATGGCCCTGCTTGAAGCGGATGTAGCCCTGCCGGTTATCCGTGAGTTTGTCAGCAAAGTGAAAGAGCGTGCGGTTGGTCAGGAAGTCACAAAAAGTCTGAGCCCGGGACAGGTTTTTGTCAAAATCGTTCGCGGTGAACTCGAAGCGGCCATGGGTGAAGTTAATGAAGCCCTGGACTTAAAGGCGGCGCCGCCCGCGGTGATCATGATGGCGGGTTTGCAAGGGGCGGGTAAAACCACCTCGGTTGCCAAGCTGGCAAAATTCCTGACCGAGCGTGAAAAGAAAAAAGTGCTGGTGGTCAGTGCCGATGTTTATCGCCCGGCGGCGATCAAACAGCTGGAAACTCTGGCGCAGGAAATCAAAGTTGAATTTTTCCCCAGTGATATCAAACAAAAACCCGTGGCCATCGCCGAAGCGGCCATCAATCATGCCAAGTTAAACTTTTTTGATGTTTTGATTGTCGATACCGCCGGTCGTTTGCATGTCGATGAAGATATGATGGCGGAAATCCAGCAGCTGCATGGCGCCATCAACCCGGTAGAAACCCTGTTTACCGTTGACGCCATGACAGGTCAGGATGCCGCCAATACAGCCAAAGCCTTTAACGATGCCTTGCCTTTAACCGGGATTATCCTCACCAAAACCGACGGTGATGCCCGTGGTGGTGCGGCGCTGTCTATTCGCCATATCACCGGAAAGCCGATCAAATTTATGGGTGTGGGTGAAAAAACCGATGCCCTGGAGCCTTTCCACCCGGACCGTATCGCTTCCCGTATCCTCGGCATGGGGGATGTGTTATCCCTGATCGAAGAAGTTGAGCAGAAAGTTGATAAGAAAAAGGCGGAAAAACTGGCCCGTAAGGTGAAAACCGGTAAAGGTTTTGATCTGGAAGATTTCCGGGAGCAGCTCCAGCAAATGAAAAATATGGGCGGCATGATGGGGCTGATGGATAAATTGCCCGGTATGGGCAATATGTCTGAGCAAATTAAAGGCCAGATGGATGATAAGGTCACGGTACGTATGGAAGCCATCATCAATTCCATGACCCCGGCCGAGCGTGCCCGTCCCGAAATCATCAAAGGTTCGCGCAAACGCCGGATAGCCAACGGTTCAGGCACCCAGATCCAGGATGTGAACAAATTAATCAAGCAATTCACGCAAATGCAGAAAATGATGAAGAAGATGTCGGGTAAAGGCGGCATGCAGAAAATGATGCGCAGCATGAAAGGCATGATGCCGCCGGGCGGCATGGGGGGTATGCTCGGCCGTAAGTAACTTTTGCTTCTCCGGATAGAAACTCAATATAAAAAGGTAGCCAAGGCTGCCTTTTTTGTTGTTGGCACTATGCTTGGTTGGGGCTGCAAAATACCGTCAGGTTTATAGGATGATATGGTTATTTTAAGGTTTGTGAAAACGCTTGTTGTATTGGTGCTGTTATCTGTTTTTAGCCGGTTTGCCAATTGTTCTGCTTTGCCTGAGGTGATAGAAATTAAGGTAGGTACTATTCCCCGGCCGCCTTTTCTGGCAGCTAATGATATGACCGGGGCGGCAGCGGAAGTCTTGGCAGCAATGAACCGGGTGCAAAATCAATTTGAATTTATTCTGGTTTCAGTACCGACCAAACGCCGTATTCAGTCACTGACCGATGGTTGGGTGGATGTCTTTATGTGGGATAATCCCGCCTGGGGCTGGAAGAAAGACAGCTTGTTGCTAAGTTTGCCGCTAGTTGCAAACAAAGATGTTTTCCTGGCATTAAAACAGGAGCAACGAGACCAGGCGTTTTTTGCCGATTTAACCGATAAGCGTCTGGTGGCTGTTCATGGTTATTATTATCGCTTTGCCGATTTCATCACCGACGAATCCCGGTTGAGCAAAATGTTTGATATTTCTCTGGTGAGCAATGAAGAACTTACCAT
Protein-coding sequences here:
- the ffh gene encoding signal recognition particle protein, which produces MFENLSDRLTKTLKNISGRGRLTEDNIKDTLREVRMALLEADVALPVIREFVSKVKERAVGQEVTKSLSPGQVFVKIVRGELEAAMGEVNEALDLKAAPPAVIMMAGLQGAGKTTSVAKLAKFLTEREKKKVLVVSADVYRPAAIKQLETLAQEIKVEFFPSDIKQKPVAIAEAAINHAKLNFFDVLIVDTAGRLHVDEDMMAEIQQLHGAINPVETLFTVDAMTGQDAANTAKAFNDALPLTGIILTKTDGDARGGAALSIRHITGKPIKFMGVGEKTDALEPFHPDRIASRILGMGDVLSLIEEVEQKVDKKKAEKLARKVKTGKGFDLEDFREQLQQMKNMGGMMGLMDKLPGMGNMSEQIKGQMDDKVTVRMEAIINSMTPAERARPEIIKGSRKRRIANGSGTQIQDVNKLIKQFTQMQKMMKKMSGKGGMQKMMRSMKGMMPPGGMGGMLGRK
- a CDS encoding HlyC/CorC family transporter is translated as MDNISTEILFAILGLLIVFSAYFSSSETGMMALNRYRLRHLEKQNHKGAKRVSKLLARPDRLIGLILIGNNLVNIAASAIATVIGLRLLGDVGILVSTIALTLIILIFAEVTPKTLAALYPEKVAFPSSLFLTLLLKILYPLVIIVNWITNGILMLLGISSEQREQHSLSTEELRTVVNESGALIPERNQDMLVSILDLEKVHVEDIMIPRNELVGIDVNDDWKRIQKQLTQSNHTRVLLYRDNIDDVVGYVHVRDALKLLSKNQFTKATLLRAVRELYFIPEGTPLNVQLLKFQHAKERLGLVVDEYGDIQGLVTLEDILEEIVGDFTTTMTPTASDEVHLQPDGSYLVDGSANIRDINKAMSWKLPTDGPKTLNGLIIEYLEDIPQAKLSVRIAGYPVEIVDVSDNMIKSVRIMPEYYLEEETDE
- a CDS encoding substrate-binding periplasmic protein, with protein sequence MKTLVVLVLLSVFSRFANCSALPEVIEIKVGTIPRPPFLAANDMTGAAAEVLAAMNRVQNQFEFILVSVPTKRRIQSLTDGWVDVFMWDNPAWGWKKDSLLLSLPLVANKDVFLALKQEQRDQAFFADLTDKRLVAVHGYYYRFADFITDESRLSKMFDISLVSNEELTIKMLLAKRADIAAVSTITLNWFLLRYPQYRDKLIISERIDSSHERFFLIPKSAPIQAREIDEILATADQQGLLSVIYQRYGLEKADFTGLNRKVVP
- a CDS encoding cytochrome C assembly family protein, yielding MDLFATYSIIAFVAYLGASLAIITRLFHPQGPNQLLVLLIGCFAIIAHTLGVSQQMFLTDEVNFSLPYVISLVSLIITMSISVVATRFKVNLLLPVIYGFAGIWQLLLVLMPGGGEIPLTAEKALLISHITLALIAYCVLVIATLYAFQVAYINFKLKSKNLAAVNQLPPLMQVENQLFLILAIGTLCLFISEVSGFIFLENFLAKDKLHKTVLSLVALAIYSITLFGHFKRGWRGHRVLILTICATSLLTLSYFGSRFVKEFLLS
- a CDS encoding SO_0444 family Cu/Zn efflux transporter codes for the protein MEQITALFNNFIDLAAEASPWLLLGLLIAGLMKAWLPKQILNKHLGKGKSGIVKAALVGAPLPLCSCGVIPVATELKRGGASDPATASFLVATPETGVDSVSVSYAILGPVFAIYRPLTAIASAIITGLLVATDKSAGKILSTTKHDGKTNAGTQSACCSSTATKIDNKMSKTSGCCDSPPAETAGAPDSGCCSTPAPTETVSSCCAPQAAEATAATKCCASADETTKESESFSRKTLQGIKYAATQLVDDIIIWLFIGLVFATLVRTLLPPSLLTSYGSGLQAMLIMIAISIPMYICATASTPIAAGFILAGISPGTALVFMMAGPATNISTLGVIKNEMGSGVLIRYLGGIGLCALAFGYLLDWGLLKFNIDINQQMQHSHELLPYWFSLSCAILLALLAIKPLRKKWL